One stretch of Pomacea canaliculata isolate SZHN2017 linkage group LG1, ASM307304v1, whole genome shotgun sequence DNA includes these proteins:
- the LOC112576405 gene encoding suppressor of tumorigenicity 14 protein-like: MPLAAADVTVLVTLALLGVLQGTQGTQGQHRLDVRLVDGPSRQHGRLEVRMSGGWQAVCCKGWTRREASVACRQLGFGGHVTSHPQTLLPGRDRKRLLPVWNRKFHCTGSENSLSQCLQVTDADCGPWSVLSAAVRCSPPSSPSGRPAGTTCPEHQFLCDHRIFCVPVGWTCDGVDDCGDNSDESETFCGKVALEGGTQREGRVLVYRQGRWGSICTDTTSDPTVLADVICRQLGYRRSLGWTSVSRGQETPWEDDLTCTGSEDSVWRCLWQKARSGASRCSGQLVVTCQDDELSEFRQGSDVSECRLGSVSAAGCGMSKKRLATRIVGGSDAAQGAWPWMVSLRHRKDNGQFGHHCGGSLIASQWILTAAHCFDVSETPSDWQVRLGDYVTTARDSAEFDSTVGEVFVHPEFNFSRHGNDIALVRMGTPRHGVTLTPVCLPEKCLDPVTDGHDCYVTGWGQTRAGTGDGAVLQQVPLPVVDKTLCGAWYNETITTDNFCAGFILGGSDACKGDSGGPYVCLRGGAWVLGGIVSWGKGCAARHQPGVYTNVTSHLPWIADVIKHHKELQLRQVVTSADTSTQLYTAALQASQLHFTPRQCSAPAVLCNNTNICIHPDTVCDGYNDCHDSEDESRCPTHGLLSILTLPGRPASLQASSNTSTTTATTTTPHPASTQDTPSACQRVEEVHGVSGVITSPNYFSLTDPHYPALVTCAWHIRGPPASFIVLHFDDFQLEDSSTTGPATGRRCWSELAASTSGEVLTSGRHAFLQLITDTGVEGRGFSIAWTAVSTLTTPTTTLTTPTPAPGCDGHALELTSPGSVTSPYYDGKSLYPSFQTCRWVVTGPPGYVITFTFNSFELEYTPGCEYDYLELYDGANTSTAMRTLCGERPPDDVTTTSNMALVKFVSDAEVAGIGFNATFIFHRPTARCGPDQFTCNPGSCIPHSAVCDGVDDCSSGGDETFCREYPPDISIELRGTTTRYKDRPLWSRPHIPPSLEAHRIVGGQEAVPGSWPWQVSLLMIGKHRCGGSLIADTWVLTAAHCFDSNWRLPDWSVMAGLHSLRTSDPHQQLFNISRIIIHPEYVSLTSENDVALVHLASPAHPDDYVSLVCPPSAALSPGTMMYITGFDVVQTVNSDSSLPADPPCPSCRLVTCCAEKLKQAAVPLIDTRVCNTSDYNSRVLQHMVCAGYQEGGTDTCGGDSGGPLVHEAGGHWQLYGVTSWGVSCGEQGMPGVYMMVLDYLDWIRATISKNS, encoded by the exons ACTCTTCTTCCTGGAAGAGACAGGAAGAGACTGCTTCCGGTGTGGAACAGGAAGTTCCACTGTACAGGGTCCGAGAACTCACTTTCACAGTGTCTGCAAGTCACAG ATGCCGACTGCGGGCCGTGGTCCGTCCTGTCCGCCGCCGTCCGCTGCTCGCCTCCCTCCTCACCTTCTGGCCGGCCCGCTG GAACCACTTGTCCAGAACATCAGTTTCTGTGCGACCATCGAATCTTCTGTGTGCCTGTTGGATGGACTTGCGACGGAGTAGATGACTGTGGCGACAACAGCGATGAAAGTGAAACGTTTTGCGGCAAAG TGGCCCTGGAGGGGGGGACGCAGCGCGAGGGCCGGGTGCTGGTGTACCGCCAAGGTCGCTGGGGGTCCATCTGCACCGACACGACCTCTGACCCCACTGTCCTCGCTGACGTCATCTGCAGACAGCTGGGCTACAG ACGGTCTCTAGGATGGACATCAGTGTCACGAGGTCAGGAGACGCCGTGGGAGGACGACCTCACCTGTACCGGAAGTGAGGACAGCGTGTGGCGGTGTCTTTGGCAGAAAGCGAG GTCAGGTGCAAGCAGATGTTCCGGTCAGCTGGTGGTCACGTGTCAGGACGATGAGCTCAGCGAGTTCCGGCAGGGTTCTGACGTCAGCGAGTGTCGCCTGGGGAGCGTCAGTGCTGCAG GCTGCGGGATGAGCAAGAAACGCCTCGCGACGCGCATCGTGGGCGGAAGTGACGCTGCGCAAGGGGCGTGGCCATGGATGGTGTCGCTACGTCATCGGAAGGACAACGGTCAGTTTGGTCATCACTGTGGGGGGAGTCTCATCGCCTCACAATGGATCCTCACGGCGGCGCACTGCTTTGATGT CTCCGAGACTCCGTCCGACTGGCAGGTGCGGCTGGGGGACTACGTGACCACCGCTAGAGACTCCGCGGAGTTCGACTCCACAGTCGGTGAGGTCTTCGTGCACCCGGAGTTCAACTTCAGTCGCCATGGTAACGACATTGCTCTGGTTCGCATGGGAACGCCTCGCCATGGAGTGACCTTGACCCCAGTGTGTCTGCCTGAGAAGTGTCTTGACCCCGTGACAGACGGACACGACTGTTACGTCACAGGCTGGGGTCAGACCAGAG CAGGCACTGGAGACGGCGCGGTGCTGCAGCAGGTGCCGCTGCCTGTGGTGGACAAGACGCTGTGCGGCGCCTGGTACAACGAGACCATCACGACCGACAACTTCTGCGCCGGCTTCATCCTGGGAGGCAGTGACGCGTGCAAG gGCGACTCTGGGGGTCCGTACGTGTGTCTACGAGGTGGCGCGTGGGTACTCGGGGGTATCGTGTCCTGGGGTAAAGGTTGTGCTGCTCGACACCAGCCCGGCGTCTACACCAACGTCACGTCTCACCTGCCCTGGATTGCTGACGTCATCAAGCACCACAAGGAGCTGCAGCTTAGACA GGTAGTAACCAGCGCTGACACTAGTACACAGCTGTACACAGCTGCACTCCAAG CTTCACAGCTGCATTTCACACCTCGGCAGTGCTCTGCCCCCGCTGTCCTCTGCAACAACACCAACATCTGCATCCACCCCGACACAGTGTGCGATGGGTACAACGACTGCCACGACTCGGAGGATGAGAGCAGGTGCCCCACACACG ggCTGCTGTCCATCCTCACCTTACCTGGCCGGCCAGCCAGCCTGCAAGCCTCAAGCAACACCagcacaacaacagcaaccacaaCCACGCCACATCCAGCGTCTACCCAGGACACGCCCAGCGCCTGTCAGCGGGTGGAGGAGGTACACGGGGTATCCGGCGTGATTACGTCACCAAACTACTTCTCCCTCACGGACCCCCACTACCCCGCCCTCGTCACCTGCGCCTGGCACATCCGGGGCCCTCCCGCGTCCTTCATCGTCCTGCACTTCGACGACTTCCAGCTGGAGGACTC ATCTACGACGGGGCCAGCGACCGGGCGCCGCTGCTGGAGCGAACTTGCGGCAAGTACCTCCGGGGAGGTGCTGACCTCGGGTAGACACGCCTTCCTGCAGCTCATCACCGACACAGGGGTGGAGGGCCGAGGGTTTAGCATTGCTTGGACAGCAGTGAGCACAC TCACCACGCCCACCACCACACTGACCACGCCCACACCAGCACCAGGTTGCGATGGCCACGCCCTTGAGCTGACATCACCCGggtctgtgacgtcaccttaCTATGACGGAAAGAGCCTGTACCCGAGTTTTCAGACGTGCCGCTGGGTGGTGACTGGTCCACCCGGCTACGTCATCACGTTCACGTTCAATAGCTTCGAACTGGAGTACACCCCGGGGTGCGAATACGACTACCTGGAACTGTATGACGGAGCAAACACCAG CACTGCCATGCGCACTCTGTGTGGCGAGCGCCCCCCTGATGACGTCACCACCACATCCAACATGGCGCTGGTCAAGTTCGTGTCTGACGCGGAAGTGGCGGGAATCGGATTCAATGCGACTTTCATCTTCCACAGACCGACAG CCAGGTGTGGCCCTGACCAGTTCACCTGCAACCCTGGGAGCTGTATCCCCCACAGCGCAGTGTGTGACGGTGTTGACGACTGCTCCAGCGGCGGAGACGAGACGTTTTGTCGTGAGTACCCACCCGATATAAGTATAGAGCTTAGAGGTACCACCACCCGATATAAAGATAGA CCTCTGTGGTCACGCCCCCACATCCCCCCGTCACTGGAGGCGCACAGGATTGTGGGAGGTCAAGAGGCGGTGCCCGGAAGCTGGCCCTGGCAGGTGTCGCTGCTCATGATCGGCAAACATCGATGTGGAGGGTCGCTGATCGCCGACACCTGGGTCCTGACTGCTGCTCACTGCTTTGACAG CAACTGGCGGCTGCCTGACTGGAGTGTGATGGCCGGACTGCATTCGCTGAGGACCTCTGACCCTCATCAGCAGCTCTTTAACATCAGCCGCATCATCATCCACCCCGAATATGTTTCCCTGACGTCAGAGAATGACGTGGCCCTTGTACACCTGGCGTCACCTGCTCACCCGGATGATTACGTCAGCTTGGTCTGTCCGCCGTCAGCAGCGCTGTCGCCTGGGACCATGATGTACATCACTGGCTTCGATgt TGTACAAACAGTAAACAGCGATTCAAGCCTCCCAGCTGACCCTCCGTGTCCCTCCTGTCGCCTAGTAACGTGTTGCGCTGAGAAGCTGAAGCAGGCCGCGGTGCCGCTTATCGACACCAGGGTGTGCAACACCAGCGACTACAACAGCCGAGTGCTGCAGCACATGGTGTGTGCGGGCTACCAGGAGGGCGGCACGGATACGTGTGGG GGCGACTCGGGTGGCCCTCTCGTGCATGAAGCTGGTGGTCACTGGCAGCTGTACGGCGTGACGTCATGGGGGGTGTCTTGTGGAG AACAAGGAATGCCGGGTGTGTACATGATGGTTCTGGACTACCTGGACTGGATACGAGCAACTATCTCCAAGAACTCTTAG